From Carnobacterium alterfunditum DSM 5972:
TTGATCTGGTAGTAACTGAAGTCTTAGAAGAACTGCAGATTTCTGATTCTTTAGCTGACCAACATTTTAATGTCTTGCCGCTGAATCTCTTCCTTAAATTGCAATTGCGGTTAGCTTCATTATGCAACAAAAAAGTTATTTTAGTAGACGATTGGCTCGATCATGAATCAGCTTCTGCTAAGCAAGACTGGTTGCTTTTGTTTCGTGGATTTGTAAGAAATACTGACTGCTCGATTATTTTTTTCACTTCTGATGAACAGCTCTTATCTGTTGAAAATCCACTTAGATTGGATCCAGGATCTTATCTCTCAAAAAAAATTAGTTAAAAAAGCTAGAAGCAGCAGCTTCTAGCTTTTTTTAGTTTCTTCAATTGGAAAAATCAAAGTGAAAGTCGTTCCTTCGCCAGGTACACTTTCTACTGTGACACTTGCATCGTGTAGATTGACCAATTGTTGAACGATTGCCAAACCTAAACCTGATTCTCCATATTTGGTGTTTTTTCTTGAACTATCAGCCTTATAGTATCGTTCCCATATGCTCTCGACTTCTTCGGCAGACATGCCGATCCCAGAATCTTTGATCTTCAGGATAGTTTCATTTTCACTGGCATAACCGATAATGCTGATTTCACCATTGTCTGTAAACTGGATCGCATTTTGAATAATGTTTACGATGATTTGAGAAAAACGATCATAATCAGCAAATAGCATTAAACCGGTTGGACACTCTAGTACCAATTCATTACCCGAATCATTCGCTTTTCCTTTCAATTGTTCCACAATCATTTCTAATGCTTCGTACGCATTAAACAGTTGCTTTTGTAAAACGATTTGATTGGAACGAATTTTTTCATAATCTAGATTTTCATTTACTAACCGAATCAAACGACGTGTTTCATTTTGCATCAATTGGATACTCCGCTGTTTTTGATTTTCCGGAATCATATCATGCTCAATACCTTCTAGCAATCCGTTGATCGTTGTCAAAGGTGTACGCATTTCATGAGCTGCATCAGCCATAAATTGTCTCCTACGATTCTCTTGACGTTCGATCTCTTCTTGAGCAGATTTCAAGGAATCGACCATACTGTTGAAATCGGCAGCTAAATCATCAAATTCATCCATTTCTTTGTTTTCTAATTGGATAGTGAAGTCACCCTTCGCTACTTTATGCGTTGCGCTTCTAATGCGGTTGATTCGATTCACTTGAAATTTAGCAAAAAGATAACTAGCAATCGTGGCTCCAATAAGTGAAAAGATAAAGGCGCTAAATAGATTATTCCGAATATCCTCTATACTAGATTCAATTGTACTTATAGGTGCACTTACTGCAATAAACCCATAAAAATCACCCGTACTTTGAGTGAAAAAGGGCTGATAAACGATAGCGGTATCAACTTGATTACCAAAAAAATCAGTATTTCTCTGGGTCAATGATAATGGCTCGCCGTTTTTCAACTTATCTAAATCAGTGTCTGAAATACCGCTTACGTAGTCCTCAGTTGTAATAGGATACGTCATGTTGTCAGTATGATCAAATACAAAAATCGATACCCCTTGATTTTTTAAAATAATTTGTCCACTTTCTATCTTATCCGTCTGTAGGTCCTCATCTATTAATGCTTCAGCATAGCCAAATAACTGTGTTTCAGTATTCCGATAAGCTGTACTGCGTGCAAATTGTAAAAAAGAGAAGCCTAATATAATCAAGACGGTCATAACTACCGCAAAAAAGGCCAGCATTTGCTGGTAGAAGTAGTTTATTCTCATGGAGTAACTCCGGAATCATCGTACTTGTATCCTACTCCCCAAACCGTTTGAACCACTTGCGGACCTGTTTTGTCTATTTTTTGACGTAATTTTTTGATGTGGGCATCGACTGTCCGTTCATCACCAAAATATTCATAATCCCAAACGATCGTTAGCAGTTGTTCTCTGGAAAAAACTTGTTTTGGACTTTTTGCTAATGTGTAAAGTAATTCAAATTCTTTTGGCGTTAAGCCTTCAATTGGTTTATCATACAAAATTGCCTCTCGTGTCCTCTTATCCATTTTAAGATACCTTGTTTCAACTTCATATGCTTTGCCTTCTAATTCATCAGCTCCATCATTAATGAGATCTGCGCGACGGTATAATGCCTTTATACGTGCAATTAATGTCAGCGGACTAAAAGGCTTTGTGACATAGTCATCTGCTCCCATTTCTAATCCAATAACTTGATCACTTTCAGAATCTTTAGCCGTCAACATAATAATGGGAATTGTTTTTGAAACTTTACGCATTTCGCGACAAATTTGCATACCATCCATACTTGGTAAATTTAAATCCAATGTAACTAGATCCCATTTTTCTGGATCATTTTTAAAAGTATCTAGCCCTACTTTACCATCTTGGATGAAAGTTGCTTTCCATTCTTCTT
This genomic window contains:
- a CDS encoding sensor histidine kinase → MRINYFYQQMLAFFAVVMTVLIILGFSFLQFARSTAYRNTETQLFGYAEALIDEDLQTDKIESGQIILKNQGVSIFVFDHTDNMTYPITTEDYVSGISDTDLDKLKNGEPLSLTQRNTDFFGNQVDTAIVYQPFFTQSTGDFYGFIAVSAPISTIESSIEDIRNNLFSAFIFSLIGATIASYLFAKFQVNRINRIRSATHKVAKGDFTIQLENKEMDEFDDLAADFNSMVDSLKSAQEEIERQENRRRQFMADAAHEMRTPLTTINGLLEGIEHDMIPENQKQRSIQLMQNETRRLIRLVNENLDYEKIRSNQIVLQKQLFNAYEALEMIVEQLKGKANDSGNELVLECPTGLMLFADYDRFSQIIVNIIQNAIQFTDNGEISIIGYASENETILKIKDSGIGMSAEEVESIWERYYKADSSRKNTKYGESGLGLAIVQQLVNLHDASVTVESVPGEGTTFTLIFPIEETKKS
- a CDS encoding response regulator transcription factor, with product MNILMIEDNQSVCEMMEMFFMKEEWKATFIQDGKVGLDTFKNDPEKWDLVTLDLNLPSMDGMQICREMRKVSKTIPIIMLTAKDSESDQVIGLEMGADDYVTKPFSPLTLIARIKALYRRADLINDGADELEGKAYEVETRYLKMDKRTREAILYDKPIEGLTPKEFELLYTLAKSPKQVFSREQLLTIVWDYEYFGDERTVDAHIKKLRQKIDKTGPQVVQTVWGVGYKYDDSGVTP